In the genome of Lynx canadensis isolate LIC74 chromosome X, mLynCan4.pri.v2, whole genome shotgun sequence, one region contains:
- the RBMX gene encoding RNA-binding motif protein, X chromosome isoform X2 — MVEADRPGKLFIGGLNTETNEKALEAVFGKYGRIVEVLLMKDRETNKSRGFAFVTFESPADAKDAARDMNGKSLDGKAIKVEQATKPSFESGRRGPPPPPRSRGPPRGLRGGRGGSGGTRGPPSRGGHMDDGGYSMNFNMSSSRGPLPVKRGPPPRSGGPPPKRSAPSGPVRSSSGMGGRAPVSRGRDSYGGPPRREPLPSRRDVYLSPRDDGYSTKDSYSSRDYPSSRDTRDYAPPPRDYTYRDYGHSSSRDDYPSRGYSDRDGYGRDRDYSDHPSGGSYRDSYESYG; from the exons atggttgAAGCAGATCGCCCAGGAAAGCTTTTCATTGGTGGCCtcaatacagaaacaaatgaaaaagcccTTGAAGCCGTATTTGGCAAATATGGACGAATAGTGGAAG ttctgttgatgAAAGATCGTGAGACCAACAAATCGAGAGGATTTGCTTTTGTCACCTTTGAAAGCCCAGCAGATGCTAAGGATGCAGCCAGAGACATGAACGGAAAG TCCTTAGATGGAAAAGCCATCAAGGTAGAACAAGCCACTAAACCGTCATTTGAAAGTGGCAGACGTGGACCACCTCCACCCCCAAGAAGCAGAGGCCCCCCAAGAGGTCTTAGGGGCggaagaggaggaagtggaggaaccAGGGGACCTCCCTCACGTGGAGGGCACATGG atgATGGTGGTTATTCCATGAATTTTAACATGAGTTCTTCCAGGGGACCACTTCCAGTAAAAAGAGGACCTCCACCAAGAAGTGGTGGCCCTCCTCCTAAAAGATCAGCCCCTTCAGGACCAGTTCGCAGTAGCAGTGGAATGGGAGGAAGAG CTCCTGTGTCACGTGGAAGAGACAGTTATGGAGGCCCACCTCGAAGGGAACCCCTGCCCTCTCGTAGAGATGTTTATTTGTCCCCAAGAGACGACGGATATTCTACTAAAGACAG ctaTTCAAGCAGAGATTACCCAAGTTCTCGTGATACAAGAGATTATGCACCACCCCCGAGAGATTATACTTACCGTGACTATGGTCATTCCAGTTCACGTGATGACTACCCATCAAGAGGCTATAG TGATAGAGATGGCTATGGTCGTGATCGTGACTATTCAGATCATCCGAGTGGAGGCTCCTACAGAGATTCATATGAGAGTTATG GTTGA
- the RBMX gene encoding RNA-binding motif protein, X chromosome isoform X4, producing MVEADRPGKLFIGGLNTETNEKALEAVFGKYGRIVEVLLMKDRETNKSRGFAFVTFESPADAKDAARDMNGKLLCHVEETVMEAHLEGNPCPLVEMFICPQETTDILLKTAIQAEITQVLVIQEIMHHPREIILTVTMVIPVHVMTTHQEAIVIEMAMVVIVTIQIIRVEAPTEIHMRVMVTHVVLHLHEGPRHLMVEAVAMMITAAHVTDMVEVETVTQAAEVISTQVVVIGLADKKEGFPLLWKGGTLLHVIPTAVQAAEHQEVVAVEEADLIEGEAEADIKSKQNFGPKSPFKETNKTVEPFLS from the exons atggttgAAGCAGATCGCCCAGGAAAGCTTTTCATTGGTGGCCtcaatacagaaacaaatgaaaaagcccTTGAAGCCGTATTTGGCAAATATGGACGAATAGTGGAAG ttctgttgatgAAAGATCGTGAGACCAACAAATCGAGAGGATTTGCTTTTGTCACCTTTGAAAGCCCAGCAGATGCTAAGGATGCAGCCAGAGACATGAACGGAAAG CTCCTGTGTCACGTGGAAGAGACAGTTATGGAGGCCCACCTCGAAGGGAACCCCTGCCCTCTCGTAGAGATGTTTATTTGTCCCCAAGAGACGACGGATATTCTACTAAAGACAG ctaTTCAAGCAGAGATTACCCAAGTTCTCGTGATACAAGAGATTATGCACCACCCCCGAGAGATTATACTTACCGTGACTATGGTCATTCCAGTTCACGTGATGACTACCCATCAAGAGGCTATAG TGATAGAGATGGCTATGGTCGTGATCGTGACTATTCAGATCATCCGAGTGGAGGCTCCTACAGAGATTCATATGAGAGTTATG GTAACTCACGTAGTGCTCCACCTACACGAGGGCCCCCGCCATCTTATGGTGGAAGCAGTCGCTATGATGATTACAGCAGCTCACGTGACGGATATGGTGGAAGTCGAGACAGTTACTCAAGCAGCCGAAGTGATCTCTACTCAAGTGGTCGTGATCGGGTTGGCAGACAAGAAAGAGGGCTTCCCCCTTCTATGGAAAGGGGGTACCCTCCTCCACGTGATTCCTACAGCAGTTCAAGCCGCGGAGCACCAAGAGGTGGTGGCCGTGGAGGAAGCCGATCTGATAGAGGGGGAGGCAGAAGCAgatattaaaagcaaacaaaactttgGACCAAAATCCCCgttcaaagaaacaaacaaaacagtggaACCTTTTCTGTCATAA
- the RBMX gene encoding RNA-binding motif protein, X chromosome isoform X1 produces the protein MVEADRPGKLFIGGLNTETNEKALEAVFGKYGRIVEVLLMKDRETNKSRGFAFVTFESPADAKDAARDMNGKSLDGKAIKVEQATKPSFESGRRGPPPPPRSRGPPRGLRGGRGGSGGTRGPPSRGGHMDDGGYSMNFNMSSSRGPLPVKRGPPPRSGGPPPKRSAPSGPVRSSSGMGGRAPVSRGRDSYGGPPRREPLPSRRDVYLSPRDDGYSTKDSYSSRDYPSSRDTRDYAPPPRDYTYRDYGHSSSRDDYPSRGYSDRDGYGRDRDYSDHPSGGSYRDSYESYGNSRSAPPTRGPPPSYGGSSRYDDYSSSRDGYGGSRDSYSSSRSDLYSSGRDRVGRQERGLPPSMERGYPPPRDSYSSSSRGAPRGGGRGGSRSDRGGGRSRY, from the exons atggttgAAGCAGATCGCCCAGGAAAGCTTTTCATTGGTGGCCtcaatacagaaacaaatgaaaaagcccTTGAAGCCGTATTTGGCAAATATGGACGAATAGTGGAAG ttctgttgatgAAAGATCGTGAGACCAACAAATCGAGAGGATTTGCTTTTGTCACCTTTGAAAGCCCAGCAGATGCTAAGGATGCAGCCAGAGACATGAACGGAAAG TCCTTAGATGGAAAAGCCATCAAGGTAGAACAAGCCACTAAACCGTCATTTGAAAGTGGCAGACGTGGACCACCTCCACCCCCAAGAAGCAGAGGCCCCCCAAGAGGTCTTAGGGGCggaagaggaggaagtggaggaaccAGGGGACCTCCCTCACGTGGAGGGCACATGG atgATGGTGGTTATTCCATGAATTTTAACATGAGTTCTTCCAGGGGACCACTTCCAGTAAAAAGAGGACCTCCACCAAGAAGTGGTGGCCCTCCTCCTAAAAGATCAGCCCCTTCAGGACCAGTTCGCAGTAGCAGTGGAATGGGAGGAAGAG CTCCTGTGTCACGTGGAAGAGACAGTTATGGAGGCCCACCTCGAAGGGAACCCCTGCCCTCTCGTAGAGATGTTTATTTGTCCCCAAGAGACGACGGATATTCTACTAAAGACAG ctaTTCAAGCAGAGATTACCCAAGTTCTCGTGATACAAGAGATTATGCACCACCCCCGAGAGATTATACTTACCGTGACTATGGTCATTCCAGTTCACGTGATGACTACCCATCAAGAGGCTATAG TGATAGAGATGGCTATGGTCGTGATCGTGACTATTCAGATCATCCGAGTGGAGGCTCCTACAGAGATTCATATGAGAGTTATG GTAACTCACGTAGTGCTCCACCTACACGAGGGCCCCCGCCATCTTATGGTGGAAGCAGTCGCTATGATGATTACAGCAGCTCACGTGACGGATATGGTGGAAGTCGAGACAGTTACTCAAGCAGCCGAAGTGATCTCTACTCAAGTGGTCGTGATCGGGTTGGCAGACAAGAAAGAGGGCTTCCCCCTTCTATGGAAAGGGGGTACCCTCCTCCACGTGATTCCTACAGCAGTTCAAGCCGCGGAGCACCAAGAGGTGGTGGCCGTGGAGGAAGCCGATCTGATAGAGGGGGAGGCAGAAGCAgatattaa
- the RBMX gene encoding RNA-binding motif protein, X chromosome isoform X3, with protein sequence MVEADRPGKLFIGGLNTETNEKALEAVFGKYGRIVEVLLMKDRETNKSRGFAFVTFESPADAKDAARDMNGKSLDGKAIKVEQATKPSFESGRRGPPPPPRSRGPPRGLRGGRGGSGGTRGPPSRGGHMDDGGYSMNFNMSSSRGPLPVKRGPPPRSGGPPPKRSAPSGPVRSSSGMGGRAPVSRGRDSYGGPPRREPLPSRRDVYLSPRDDGYSTKDSYSSRDYPSSRDTRDYAPPPRDYTYRDYGHSSSRDDYPSRGYR encoded by the exons atggttgAAGCAGATCGCCCAGGAAAGCTTTTCATTGGTGGCCtcaatacagaaacaaatgaaaaagcccTTGAAGCCGTATTTGGCAAATATGGACGAATAGTGGAAG ttctgttgatgAAAGATCGTGAGACCAACAAATCGAGAGGATTTGCTTTTGTCACCTTTGAAAGCCCAGCAGATGCTAAGGATGCAGCCAGAGACATGAACGGAAAG TCCTTAGATGGAAAAGCCATCAAGGTAGAACAAGCCACTAAACCGTCATTTGAAAGTGGCAGACGTGGACCACCTCCACCCCCAAGAAGCAGAGGCCCCCCAAGAGGTCTTAGGGGCggaagaggaggaagtggaggaaccAGGGGACCTCCCTCACGTGGAGGGCACATGG atgATGGTGGTTATTCCATGAATTTTAACATGAGTTCTTCCAGGGGACCACTTCCAGTAAAAAGAGGACCTCCACCAAGAAGTGGTGGCCCTCCTCCTAAAAGATCAGCCCCTTCAGGACCAGTTCGCAGTAGCAGTGGAATGGGAGGAAGAG CTCCTGTGTCACGTGGAAGAGACAGTTATGGAGGCCCACCTCGAAGGGAACCCCTGCCCTCTCGTAGAGATGTTTATTTGTCCCCAAGAGACGACGGATATTCTACTAAAGACAG ctaTTCAAGCAGAGATTACCCAAGTTCTCGTGATACAAGAGATTATGCACCACCCCCGAGAGATTATACTTACCGTGACTATGGTCATTCCAGTTCACGTGATGACTACCCATCAAGAGGCTATAGGTAA